Proteins co-encoded in one Bacteroidota bacterium genomic window:
- a CDS encoding M42 family metallopeptidase: MAKKNQSILTKNSLNFLEQYINNAAPTGFESEGQKIWLNYIRPYVDEHIVDTYGTVVGVINPKAEFKVVIEAHADEISWFVNYITNDGFIYLKRNGGSDHQIAPSKRVNIHTEKGIVKAVFGWPAIHVRDAAKEETPTLKNIFLDCGCTSKEEVEKLGIHVGCVITYEDEFMVLNNRYYVGRALDNRIGGFMIAEVARLLHENKIKLPFGLYITNSVQEEVGLRGAEMITHRIKPNVAIVTDVTHDTQTPMMNKITSGDIHCGKGPSLTVGPAVQNNLLKLIIDAATKNKIPFQRAAVSRATGTDTDAFAYSIGGVASALISLPLRYMHTTVEAVHKEDVENVIRLIYESLRVIKNGHNFNYLK; encoded by the coding sequence ATGGCCAAGAAAAATCAATCCATTTTAACAAAAAATTCACTTAACTTTTTAGAACAATACATTAACAATGCAGCACCAACGGGCTTCGAAAGTGAAGGTCAAAAAATATGGCTCAACTATATTCGACCTTATGTTGACGAACATATTGTAGATACTTATGGAACTGTGGTAGGTGTTATTAATCCGAAAGCTGAGTTTAAGGTTGTGATAGAAGCCCATGCCGATGAAATTTCGTGGTTTGTAAATTACATTACCAATGATGGATTTATTTACCTTAAAAGAAATGGCGGTTCCGATCATCAAATAGCCCCAAGTAAGCGGGTAAATATTCATACTGAAAAAGGAATTGTAAAAGCTGTTTTTGGATGGCCGGCTATTCATGTACGAGACGCTGCCAAGGAAGAAACTCCTACACTTAAAAATATTTTTTTGGATTGCGGTTGTACCAGCAAGGAGGAAGTTGAAAAATTAGGAATTCATGTGGGTTGTGTAATTACTTACGAGGATGAATTTATGGTGCTCAATAACCGCTACTATGTTGGTAGAGCTTTAGATAACCGTATTGGAGGATTTATGATTGCGGAGGTAGCACGTTTACTGCATGAAAATAAAATAAAATTACCCTTTGGTTTATACATCACAAATTCGGTACAAGAAGAAGTTGGATTGCGCGGGGCCGAAATGATTACCCATCGTATAAAACCTAATGTGGCTATTGTTACGGATGTTACACATGATACACAAACACCCATGATGAATAAAATTACCAGCGGAGATATTCATTGTGGAAAAGGGCCATCGTTGACAGTAGGACCGGCTGTGCAAAACAACCTACTGAAATTAATTATTGATGCTGCTACTAAAAACAAAATACCTTTTCAACGTGCTGCTGTTTCGCGTGCAACCGGAACAGATACAGATGCATTTGCTTACTCGATAGGTGGAGTTGCCTCTGCGTTAATTTCACTTCCACTGCGCTACATGCATACCACTGTTGAAGCCGTTCACAAAGAAGATGTTGAAAATGTAATTCGCTTAATTTATGAAAGTCTTCGCGTGATTAAGAATGGACATAATTTCAATTATTTGAAATAA
- a CDS encoding S9 family peptidase, with the protein MFHKHSILLILFSVLVYCSSLVAQVTMQPEHLFEFKRQSEISLSPDGKTIAFVIESINLSENKGNKDIYVLSVNGGNVTQITKDAGNEFSPQWNSDGSRLGYLSSESGTVQWYEVNPDGSNKKQVTFFENGINSFLYTKSLNRVLYCADTKTRNDVHDIYKDAPKSTAIISDDLFYRSWSSWEDNLNAHLFCAELKNGIIDTSTAIDLLVNEPYDVESYDISKDGNNIAYSAKKMTGKNFGLSTNNEIYLYSLNNRQSKCISEGLPGYDLFPKFSPSGKYLAWNSMLQNGNEADVSNLQRYTFSTQNREIAVENFGETIGDYCWSKDENSFYFLVEQEGSMQLFSSLLKAKKAIQITKGYQQYASLTLTGSELLSLKSTFSMPDELVKINLKNGLETQLTFTNKPLLNKLKFGKVENNWIRTSDGQKVQTWVFFPPDFNPAKKYPTLLYCQGGPQVGITQSFSYRWNLQLMCAQGYIVVAPNRRGVPGFGKAWKDQISEDYGGQSIRDYISAIDSIAKRNYVDTARIAAVGASYGGYSVYWLAGHNQNRRFKSFIAHCGLFNLESWYSMTDQTFFANHELSGAYWKEPKLKSYSEFSPHLFVKNWDTPILVIHGEKDFRVPVSEGMQAFGTAQLKDIKSRFLYFPDEGHWVLKPQNSLVWHREFYRWLKETLN; encoded by the coding sequence ATGTTTCATAAACATTCAATTCTACTTATCTTATTTAGTGTTTTAGTTTATTGCTCATCACTAGTTGCACAAGTAACAATGCAACCCGAACATTTGTTTGAATTCAAAAGGCAATCTGAAATTAGCCTTTCACCGGATGGTAAAACTATAGCTTTTGTTATTGAATCAATCAATTTATCTGAAAACAAAGGCAATAAAGATATTTATGTCCTGTCTGTTAATGGTGGTAATGTTACGCAAATCACTAAAGATGCCGGAAATGAATTTTCACCACAGTGGAATTCTGATGGAAGTCGCCTTGGTTACCTCTCAAGTGAAAGTGGAACTGTTCAGTGGTATGAAGTAAATCCGGATGGAAGCAATAAAAAGCAAGTTACATTTTTTGAAAATGGAATAAATTCTTTTTTGTATACCAAAAGTCTGAATCGGGTTTTGTACTGTGCTGATACTAAAACACGAAACGATGTGCATGACATTTACAAGGATGCACCAAAATCTACAGCAATCATTAGCGATGATTTGTTTTACCGAAGCTGGAGTAGTTGGGAAGATAACTTAAATGCTCATTTGTTTTGTGCTGAATTAAAAAATGGAATAATTGATACAAGCACTGCTATTGATTTACTAGTGAATGAACCTTACGATGTGGAATCCTACGATATAAGCAAGGATGGTAACAACATTGCCTACAGTGCAAAGAAAATGACAGGTAAGAATTTTGGCTTAAGCACGAACAACGAAATTTATTTATACAGCCTCAACAATCGCCAAAGTAAGTGTATTAGCGAAGGTTTGCCGGGATACGACTTATTTCCAAAATTTTCGCCTTCAGGAAAATATTTAGCGTGGAACAGCATGCTACAAAATGGCAATGAAGCTGATGTAAGCAATTTACAACGCTATACTTTTTCAACGCAAAACAGAGAAATAGCAGTTGAGAATTTTGGTGAAACAATTGGTGATTATTGCTGGAGCAAGGACGAGAACAGCTTTTATTTCTTAGTAGAACAGGAGGGTTCTATGCAGTTATTTTCGTCCTTACTAAAAGCAAAGAAAGCGATTCAAATAACTAAAGGTTACCAGCAATATGCATCTTTAACTTTAACAGGTTCGGAGCTTCTTAGTTTAAAATCTACCTTTAGTATGCCGGATGAGCTTGTTAAAATAAATCTAAAAAATGGACTCGAGACTCAGCTTACTTTCACCAATAAACCCTTGCTTAATAAGTTAAAGTTTGGTAAAGTGGAAAACAATTGGATTCGCACCAGCGATGGGCAAAAGGTTCAAACATGGGTGTTTTTTCCTCCCGATTTTAATCCTGCTAAAAAATATCCAACCTTATTATACTGTCAAGGTGGTCCACAAGTTGGCATAACACAAAGCTTTTCGTATCGATGGAATTTACAGCTGATGTGTGCTCAGGGATACATTGTTGTTGCTCCCAATAGAAGAGGTGTGCCCGGTTTTGGTAAAGCATGGAAAGATCAGATTAGCGAAGATTATGGAGGCCAATCAATACGTGATTATATTTCAGCAATTGATTCTATCGCTAAGCGGAACTATGTTGATACTGCTAGAATAGCTGCTGTGGGAGCGAGCTATGGCGGTTATTCTGTTTATTGGCTTGCAGGACATAATCAAAATCGTCGCTTTAAAAGCTTTATAGCACACTGTGGTTTATTTAATTTGGAAAGCTGGTATAGCATGACCGACCAAACTTTTTTTGCCAATCACGAATTGAGTGGAGCCTATTGGAAAGAGCCCAAACTGAAAAGTTATAGCGAATTTTCGCCTCACTTATTTGTGAAAAACTGGGACACCCCAATCCTTGTAATTCATGGAGAAAAGGACTTTAGAGTGCCTGTTTCTGAAGGCATGCAAGCTTTTGGCACAGCACAATTAAAGGACATCAAAAGCAGGTTTTTGTATTTTCCCGACGAGGGACATTGGGTGTTAAAGCCACAAAACAGTTTGGTATGGCACCGCGAATTTTATAGATGGTTGAAAGAAACATTAAACTAA
- a CDS encoding pyridoxal phosphate-dependent aminotransferase, with the protein MPKISMKGNNMPASPIRKLVPFADKAKQEGKTIYHLNIGQPDIETPETMLNAIKNFSPKVVEYSHSAGIESYRKKLAGYYNSFGIAITYNDILITTGGSEAIEIAMMACLNPGDEVIIPEPFYANYNGFSCQADVVVKPIRSTIESGFALPPISEFEKMIGPKTKAILICNPSNPTGYLYSRQELESLKEIVLKHDLFLFSDEVYKEFCYDNKEYVSVMHLSGLENNVILLDSISKRYSACGARIGALICKNKEVMGAALKFAQARLSPPTFGQVAAEAAIDTPASYFEAVKKEYTARRNFVVSSLNKMEGVFCPMPSGAFYCIAKLPIDNADVFCQWLLESFSYQNSTVMLAPATGFYSTPGAGINEVRIAYVLNLDALQNAMKCLEEALKIYPGRKI; encoded by the coding sequence GTGCCAAAAATTTCAATGAAGGGCAATAACATGCCCGCCAGTCCAATTCGTAAATTAGTTCCTTTTGCCGATAAAGCGAAACAAGAAGGTAAAACCATTTACCATCTCAACATTGGTCAACCCGATATTGAAACTCCGGAAACCATGTTGAATGCAATCAAAAACTTTTCGCCGAAAGTGGTTGAGTATAGCCACAGCGCAGGTATTGAAAGTTATCGAAAAAAATTAGCCGGCTATTATAATTCTTTTGGAATTGCAATAACCTACAACGATATACTAATTACTACCGGAGGTTCAGAAGCCATTGAAATAGCGATGATGGCTTGTTTAAATCCCGGCGATGAAGTTATAATTCCGGAACCATTTTACGCCAATTATAATGGTTTTTCGTGCCAAGCGGATGTGGTGGTAAAACCCATTCGTAGCACCATTGAAAGTGGATTTGCACTTCCTCCAATTAGCGAATTTGAGAAAATGATTGGACCTAAAACGAAGGCCATCTTAATTTGCAATCCAAGCAACCCTACCGGGTATTTATATTCTCGTCAGGAATTAGAATCACTTAAGGAAATTGTTTTAAAGCATGATTTATTTTTGTTTTCGGATGAGGTATACAAAGAGTTTTGCTACGATAATAAGGAGTATGTTTCAGTAATGCATTTGAGCGGCTTAGAGAACAATGTGATTTTGCTTGATTCCATTTCAAAACGTTACAGTGCTTGTGGTGCTCGCATAGGGGCACTTATTTGTAAAAACAAGGAAGTAATGGGTGCAGCGTTAAAGTTTGCACAAGCTCGTTTGAGTCCTCCTACCTTTGGCCAAGTAGCAGCCGAAGCAGCAATTGATACTCCTGCCAGTTATTTTGAAGCCGTTAAAAAGGAATATACCGCACGACGAAATTTTGTTGTGTCCAGTTTAAATAAAATGGAAGGTGTTTTTTGTCCAATGCCAAGTGGAGCTTTTTACTGCATAGCAAAATTACCAATCGACAATGCGGATGTATTTTGTCAGTGGTTACTCGAATCATTTAGTTATCAAAATTCAACAGTAATGCTTGCACCTGCAACCGGTTTTTATTCGACACCCGGCGCCGGTATTAATGAAGTTCGTATTGCCTATGTGTTGAATTTAGATGCGCTACAAAATGCCATGAAATGCCTCGAAGAAGCTTTGAAAATTTATCCTGGGCGTAAAATATAA
- a CDS encoding DUF1572 family protein, whose product MTAEILQELYDRDLQNLQKEISSYSNELLMWRIEKNISNSAGNLCLHLIGNLNHFIGNVLGNSGYIRDREAEFSSKNIPLSEMIASIEATRIVVKKTLGGLKAEDLMKDFPIEIMGKKASTLFWLTNFAGHLTYHLGQINYHRRLLTE is encoded by the coding sequence ATGACAGCAGAAATATTACAAGAATTGTATGACCGCGATTTGCAAAATCTACAAAAAGAAATTAGCAGTTATTCGAACGAGCTTCTTATGTGGAGAATCGAAAAGAATATTAGCAATTCAGCGGGAAATTTATGCTTGCATCTGATAGGTAACCTAAATCATTTTATTGGAAATGTATTAGGAAATTCAGGCTATATCAGAGATAGAGAGGCTGAATTTTCAAGTAAGAATATTCCGTTAAGCGAAATGATTGCATCAATTGAGGCAACTCGAATAGTGGTGAAAAAAACCTTAGGTGGGTTAAAAGCAGAAGACTTGATGAAAGATTTTCCAATTGAAATAATGGGTAAAAAAGCGAGCACTTTATTTTGGTTAACCAATTTTGCAGGGCATTTAACCTATCATTTAGGTCAAATTAACTACCACCGAAGATTATTAACAGAATAG